From one Orcinus orca chromosome 10, mOrcOrc1.1, whole genome shotgun sequence genomic stretch:
- the CDC25A gene encoding M-phase inducer phosphatase 1 isoform X7 yields the protein MRRINSLPQKLLGCSPALKRSHSDSLDHDVFQLIDQDENKENEAFEFKKPVRPASRGCLHAHGLQEGKDLFTQRQNSAPARMLSSNERDGSEPGHFTPFFMPHSPVTATLSDEDDGFMDLLDGENLKNDEETPSCMASLWTAPLVMRRTTNLGNRCKLFDSPSTCSSTIPSTLKRPDRSQEESPRGNRKRRKSVAGASPEEAASPKKPQEILHQSLCLVSSPKGTIENILDNDPRDLIGDFSKCYLFHTVAGKHQDLKYISPEIIASVLSGKFANLIKEFVIIDCRYPYEYEGGHIKGAVNLHMEEEVEDFLLKKPIVPTDGKRVIVVFHCEFSSERGPRMCRYVRERDRLGNEYPKLHYPELYVLKGGYKEFFLKCQSHCEPPSYRPMHHEDFKEDLKKFRTKSRTWAGEKSKREMYSRLKKL from the exons ATGAGGAGAATAAATTCTCTGCCT CAGAAGCTCTTGGGGTGTAGCCCAGCTCTGAAGAGGAGCCATTCTGATTCTCTTGACCATGATGTCTTTCAGCTAATTGACCAGGATGAGAACAAGGAAAAC GAAGCCTTTGAGTTTAAGAAGCCAGTAAGACCTGCATCTCGAGGTTGCCTGCATGCTCATGGACTGCAGGAGGGTAAAGATCTCTTCACACAGAGGCAGAACTCTGCCCCAGCTCGGATG CTTTCCTCAAATGAAAGAGATGGCAGTGAACCAGGGCATTTCACTCCTTTTTTTATGCCCCACTCCCCTGTGACTGCCACTTTGTCTGATGAGGATGATGGCTTCATGGATCTTCTCGATGGAGAGAATCTGAAG aaTGATGAAGAGACCCCGTCATGCATGGCAAGCCTCTGGACAGCTCCCCTTGTCATgagaagaactacaaacctg ggCAATCGTTGCAAGCTGTTTGACTCCCCTTCCACGTGTAGCTCCACCATCCCGTCAACGTTGAAAAGACCAGACCGATCGCAAGAGGAGTCCCCACGTGGAAATAGGAAGCGGAGGAAGAGCGTGGCTGGGGCCAGTCCCGAAGAGGCAGCTAGTCCAAAGAAGCCCCAGGAG ATTCTACATCAGTCTTTATGCCTGGTATCTTCCCCAAAAGGGACCATTGAGAATATTTTGGATAATGACCCAAGGGACCTTATAGGAGACTTCTCCAAG tgttaccTCTTTCATACAGTTGCTGGAAAGCATCAGGATTTAAAATACATCTCTCCAGAAATT ATAGCGTCTGTTTTGAGTGGCAAGTTTGCCAACCTCATTAAAGAGTTTGTTATCATTGACTGCCGATACCCATATGAATATGAGGGAGGCCACATCAAG GGTGCAGTGAACTTGCACATGGAAGAGGAGGTTGAAGACTTCTTACTCAAGAAGCCCATCGTACCTACGGATGGCAAGCGTGTCATCGTGGTGTTCCACTGCGAGTTTTCTTCTGAGCGAGGCCCTCGCAT GTGCCgatatgtgagagagagagatcggCTTGGTAACGAGTACCCCAAACTCCATTACCCGGAGCTATATGTCCTGAAGGGCGGATATAAGGAGTTCTTCCTGAAATGCCAG TCTCACTGCGAGCCCCCCAGTTACCGGCCCATGCACCATGAGGACTTTAAAGAAGACCTGAAGAAGTTCCGCACCAAGAGCCGGACCTGGGCCGGggaaaagagcaagagagagatgTATAGCCGTCTGAAGAAGCTCTGA